A genomic segment from Halogeometricum sp. S3BR5-2 encodes:
- a CDS encoding YihY/virulence factor BrkB family protein: MSVRTQNPVSVVRSVVETIQEREVTFLAASISYYTLVSLVPLLTLGLLVASFVGGDALRDDVLALAEQYLLPSGSEMVRGALTDPTGQGLLSVVSIGVTLWGALKLFRGLDIAFSRIYGSEAGGIVDQIKDGAIALGSIGAGTIGVAVATAVIAVLNLPFAEYISPLLLLGLLVVAFFPFYYVFPDAGLSPRQALPGTVFAAVGWSVLGGVFGIYAANAGGVAGALGAILLLVTWFYFSGILVLTGAVVNAVLADQVSPGPSDRGAPDRQVQHRPARQTHRTMSVDDAAVDESGEADVDPRGAPDIEQLEDRVEELRADLDSFESDVQERTVERPDVESELKRYVRNRMRQGKARGWGPYLVLLYGTAVTIAAFFLIQDDLLAVVAMLVTYLSTLGLYVIFVVFGAGLGALGVPGRLVDWVRDRRS, encoded by the coding sequence GTGAGCGTTCGGACTCAAAATCCCGTTTCCGTGGTTCGTTCGGTGGTCGAGACGATTCAGGAGCGCGAGGTGACGTTCCTCGCGGCGAGCATCTCCTACTACACGCTCGTCTCGCTCGTTCCGCTCCTCACGCTCGGCCTGCTCGTCGCGTCGTTCGTCGGCGGCGACGCACTTCGAGACGACGTGCTGGCACTCGCCGAGCAGTACCTCCTGCCGTCGGGGTCGGAGATGGTCAGGGGCGCTCTCACCGACCCGACCGGTCAGGGGCTGCTCTCCGTCGTGAGCATCGGCGTCACCCTCTGGGGGGCGCTGAAGCTCTTTCGCGGGCTGGACATCGCCTTCTCGCGGATCTACGGCTCGGAGGCGGGCGGCATCGTCGACCAGATAAAGGACGGCGCTATCGCGCTGGGTTCCATCGGCGCCGGGACTATCGGCGTCGCCGTCGCCACCGCGGTCATCGCCGTTCTGAACCTCCCGTTCGCGGAGTACATCAGTCCGCTCCTCCTCCTCGGTCTGCTCGTGGTGGCGTTCTTCCCGTTCTACTACGTCTTTCCTGACGCCGGACTCTCGCCGCGGCAGGCGCTGCCGGGAACCGTCTTCGCGGCCGTCGGCTGGTCCGTCCTCGGCGGCGTCTTCGGTATCTACGCGGCGAACGCGGGCGGCGTCGCGGGCGCCCTCGGCGCCATCCTGCTGCTCGTCACGTGGTTCTACTTCTCGGGCATCCTCGTCCTCACGGGCGCGGTGGTGAACGCAGTCCTCGCCGACCAGGTGTCGCCCGGACCGAGCGACCGCGGCGCACCGGACCGGCAGGTACAACACAGGCCCGCCCGACAGACACACCGAACGATGAGCGTGGACGACGCAGCCGTAGACGAGTCGGGCGAGGCGGACGTCGACCCCCGCGGCGCGCCCGACATCGAACAACTCGAGGACCGCGTCGAGGAACTCCGCGCGGACCTCGACTCCTTCGAGTCGGACGTACAGGAACGGACGGTCGAGCGCCCCGACGTGGAGTCCGAACTCAAGCGCTACGTGCGCAACCGGATGCGGCAGGGCAAGGCGCGCGGGTGGGGACCGTACCTCGTGCTCCTGTACGGCACCGCCGTGACCATCGCGGCGTTCTTCCTCATCCAGGACGACCTGCTCGCCGTCGTCGCCATGCTCGTCACGTATCTCTCGACGCTCGGCCTCTACGTCATCTTCGTCGTGTTCGGTGCCGGACTCGGCGCGCTGGGGGTTCCCGGCCGCCTCGTCGACTGGGTCCGCGACCGGCGGTCCTGA
- a CDS encoding phosphatase PAP2 family protein has protein sequence MTGPPTVVTAASPSLPLSLAARGLGELDAAASLPDAVVTLFSVLTYLGNPWVCLFAVCLAYVVGPRAGIARPSAAFVLALGLGAVGLTLGLKAAFALPRPPGAAETGYGFPSGHALGTTVFWGGAALLAHAGRRRVRLGVAAAVVAVVALSRVVIGVHYLADVVAGVAVGALFATAAVAAGPGLRRPSPPSTRAVVACFLAGGVLSAAAAAANPVEREVLLAVGTAAGGAATWASLGDTLSARSTGGAVSLSPRSLVVGALAVPVPLAAMAAVAELPVRSLALAGAGAVGGAALLSLPVAAATLLE, from the coding sequence ATGACCGGACCACCGACCGTCGTAACCGCCGCTTCCCCGTCTCTTCCCCTTTCGCTCGCCGCCCGCGGCCTGGGCGAACTCGACGCCGCGGCGTCGCTGCCGGACGCCGTCGTGACGCTGTTCTCCGTGCTCACCTACCTCGGAAACCCGTGGGTCTGCCTGTTCGCCGTCTGCCTCGCCTACGTCGTCGGCCCCCGCGCCGGCATCGCGCGCCCGTCCGCGGCGTTCGTCCTCGCCCTCGGACTCGGCGCGGTCGGACTCACCCTCGGTCTCAAGGCGGCCTTCGCGCTCCCCCGCCCGCCGGGGGCGGCCGAGACGGGGTACGGCTTCCCCAGCGGTCACGCCCTCGGGACGACGGTGTTCTGGGGGGGCGCGGCGCTCCTCGCGCACGCGGGTCGCCGCCGCGTTCGCCTCGGCGTCGCCGCCGCCGTCGTCGCCGTCGTCGCCCTCTCGCGCGTCGTCATCGGCGTCCACTACCTCGCGGACGTGGTCGCGGGCGTCGCCGTCGGCGCCCTCTTCGCGACCGCCGCCGTCGCCGCCGGCCCCGGCCTCCGCCGCCCGTCCCCTCCCTCGACCCGCGCCGTGGTCGCCTGCTTCCTCGCCGGCGGCGTCCTCTCCGCGGCCGCCGCCGCCGCGAATCCGGTCGAACGGGAGGTGCTCCTCGCCGTCGGGACGGCCGCCGGCGGCGCGGCGACGTGGGCGTCGCTCGGCGACACGCTCTCCGCGCGGTCGACCGGCGGCGCCGTCTCGCTGTCCCCCCGGTCGCTCGTCGTCGGCGCCCTCGCCGTCCCGGTGCCGCTGGCCGCGATGGCCGCCGTCGCGGAACTTCCGGTGCGGTCGCTCGCCCTCGCGGGGGCGGGCGCCGTCGGCGGCGCGGCGCTGCTGTCGCTGCCCGTCGCGGCGGCAACGCTGCTCGAGTGA
- a CDS encoding aminopeptidase, protein MDPRIREHAQTIAEHSTGIESGDDVVIAAPAAAEELVVALHEECAERGANPVYTNSSSRASRAFLRNREGDFETPEHLLAMYEEMDVYIAVRGDENASETADVDPETNAAYRRAMQPVLQERLSKTWCLTQFPTAGNAQLAGMSTDAYQNFVWDAVSLDWDEQYEHQQQMVEILNDADEVRIAAGDETDVTMSVAGNTAINDKGEKNLPGGEVFTAPVRDSVEGEVHFDMPLYRQGREIEDVRVRFEEGRVESYSAGRNEEVLDGVFDTDEGARYLGELGIGMNRAIDTFTYNMLFDEKMGDTVHMAVGSAYPDTVGEENEVNESAEHVDMILDMAEDSVIEVDGDVVQRDGTFVFEDDFE, encoded by the coding sequence ATGGACCCACGCATCCGGGAACACGCCCAGACCATCGCCGAGCACTCGACGGGCATCGAGTCCGGCGACGACGTCGTCATCGCGGCGCCCGCCGCCGCCGAGGAGTTGGTCGTCGCCCTCCACGAGGAGTGCGCCGAACGCGGCGCCAACCCCGTCTACACCAACAGCAGTTCCCGCGCCTCCCGCGCGTTCCTCCGGAACCGCGAGGGCGACTTCGAGACGCCGGAGCACCTCCTCGCGATGTACGAGGAGATGGACGTCTACATCGCGGTGCGCGGCGACGAGAACGCCTCGGAGACGGCGGACGTCGACCCCGAGACGAACGCCGCCTACCGCCGCGCGATGCAACCCGTCCTGCAGGAGCGACTCTCGAAGACGTGGTGTCTCACACAGTTCCCCACCGCCGGCAACGCCCAACTCGCCGGCATGAGCACCGACGCCTACCAGAACTTCGTCTGGGACGCCGTCAGCCTCGACTGGGACGAGCAGTACGAACACCAACAGCAGATGGTCGAGATTCTGAACGACGCCGACGAGGTGCGCATCGCCGCCGGCGACGAGACGGACGTGACGATGAGCGTCGCCGGCAACACCGCGATAAACGACAAGGGCGAGAAGAACCTCCCCGGCGGGGAGGTGTTCACCGCGCCCGTGCGCGACAGCGTCGAGGGCGAGGTGCACTTCGACATGCCCCTCTACCGACAGGGCCGCGAGATAGAGGACGTCCGGGTTCGCTTCGAGGAGGGCCGCGTCGAGTCCTACAGCGCCGGACGCAACGAGGAGGTTCTGGACGGCGTGTTCGACACCGACGAGGGCGCGCGCTATCTCGGCGAACTCGGCATTGGGATGAACCGCGCCATCGACACGTTCACGTACAACATGCTGTTCGACGAGAAGATGGGCGACACCGTCCACATGGCCGTCGGGTCGGCGTACCCTGACACGGTGGGCGAGGAGAACGAGGTGAACGAGAGCGCCGAGCACGTCGACATGATTCTGGACATGGCCGAGGACTCCGTCATCGAGGTGGACGGGGACGTCGTCCAGCGAGACGGTACGTTCGTGTTCGAGGACGACTTCGAGTAG
- the ltaE gene encoding low-specificity L-threonine aldolase produces the protein MAIDLRSDTVTRPSAAMREAARDAPVGDDVYGDDPTVNELEAAAAERVGMDAALYVPTGTMGNQIAARVHADRGEEILLDEQAHIYKWEVGGLAQLSGLQVRTFDAGESAVPTPEQIRERFVAEDLHRAGTGLLALENTHNARGGVAVPPEGIDAAAEAAHDLGVPVHLDGARLFNACVALGVDPERMTRNVDSVMFCLSKGLGAPVGSMLAGSEEYVERARRVRKLFGGGMRQAGIIAAPGLRALDNVERLAEDHENAARLAAGLDDIAGLRAPDPDTNIVQVFSEEAGLTADEFEALCEAEGVLAGAHGEYLTRFCTHLDVSADDVDEAVDRIDAAVSA, from the coding sequence ATGGCCATCGACCTTCGCAGCGACACGGTGACGCGCCCCTCGGCGGCGATGCGGGAGGCGGCGCGGGACGCCCCCGTCGGCGACGACGTGTACGGCGACGACCCGACGGTGAACGAACTCGAAGCGGCGGCGGCCGAACGGGTGGGGATGGACGCCGCCCTCTACGTTCCGACGGGGACGATGGGCAACCAGATAGCCGCCCGCGTCCACGCCGACCGAGGAGAGGAGATTTTACTCGACGAACAGGCGCACATCTACAAGTGGGAGGTCGGCGGCCTCGCGCAACTCTCGGGGTTGCAGGTCCGCACGTTCGACGCGGGCGAGTCGGCCGTCCCGACGCCCGAACAGATCCGAGAGCGGTTCGTCGCAGAGGACCTCCACAGGGCCGGCACGGGCCTGCTGGCGCTCGAAAACACGCACAACGCGCGCGGCGGCGTCGCCGTCCCGCCCGAGGGGATAGACGCCGCGGCCGAGGCGGCGCACGACCTCGGCGTGCCGGTCCACCTCGACGGCGCCCGCCTGTTCAACGCCTGCGTCGCCCTCGGCGTCGACCCCGAACGCATGACCCGGAACGTCGACTCGGTGATGTTCTGCCTCTCGAAGGGCCTCGGCGCGCCCGTGGGGTCGATGCTCGCCGGCAGCGAGGAGTACGTCGAACGCGCCCGCCGCGTCCGCAAACTGTTCGGCGGCGGGATGCGACAGGCCGGAATCATCGCCGCGCCGGGTCTCCGCGCCCTCGACAACGTCGAGCGACTGGCCGAGGACCACGAGAACGCGGCGCGCCTCGCGGCCGGTTTGGACGATATCGCGGGCCTCCGCGCGCCCGACCCCGACACGAACATCGTGCAGGTGTTCTCCGAGGAGGCGGGCCTCACCGCCGACGAGTTCGAGGCGCTCTGCGAAGCCGAGGGCGTCCTCGCCGGCGCACACGGCGAGTACCTGACGCGATTCTGCACGCACCTCGACGTCTCCGCCGACGACGTGGACGAGGCCGTCGACCGAATCGACGCGGCGGTGTCGGCGTAG
- a CDS encoding TQO small subunit DoxD — protein sequence MSTPTTTTRTAFEDVLEFDLQGTIAGYWLVALRLITGYWFLHAGWTKFAFVSGEAFDATGYLANNSGPIQGFFAWVAATPWLMDVTNVMIPAGEFLIGLGLIVGGLVRLASLFGALLMAFFYLGNADWAHGLVNGDLFGLVLFVTIATFGAGRILGLDAYLEKLDLADNRLAKFILG from the coding sequence ATGAGCACTCCCACCACCACCACCCGAACCGCCTTCGAGGACGTCCTCGAGTTCGACCTGCAGGGCACCATCGCCGGCTACTGGCTGGTCGCCCTCCGCCTCATCACGGGCTACTGGTTCCTCCACGCCGGGTGGACCAAGTTCGCCTTCGTGTCGGGCGAGGCGTTCGACGCCACCGGCTACCTCGCGAACAACTCGGGGCCCATCCAGGGCTTCTTCGCGTGGGTCGCGGCGACGCCCTGGCTGATGGACGTCACGAACGTCATGATTCCCGCCGGGGAGTTCCTCATCGGTCTCGGACTCATCGTCGGCGGTCTCGTCCGCCTGGCCTCGTTGTTCGGGGCCCTGCTGATGGCGTTCTTCTACCTGGGGAACGCCGACTGGGCGCACGGCCTGGTCAACGGTGACCTGTTCGGCCTCGTGCTGTTCGTCACCATCGCGACGTTCGGCGCGGGCCGCATCCTCGGCCTCGACGCCTACCTCGAAAAACTCGACCTAGCCGACAACCGCCTCGCGAAGTTCATCCTCGGGTGA
- a CDS encoding ArsR/SmtB family transcription factor has product MSTHRKSGDDVADILPFRPDPSDDDKEPRVVGLDGEEVSDLLSAISSETARTILSSLHEDPATPSEVADRADTSIQNAQYHLGRLEDAGLIEPDGTAYSEKGREMTVYAPADRALVVVAGREEDTSGLRSVLSRLLGGLGVVALGSVVVDRLTRTAAGPTVSLAGDGGEGGAAPGAPSGANATGATAGSTSTPTAAATPTDAGNGGSGGGFSIAEAPSTAGGEATSTEAATRAAEATQAAEAPSGAGTHAADATRTALETAAGSGGGGADAVPVVAALSTLAPAELFFLGGVATLACATAYWWVTR; this is encoded by the coding sequence ATGTCGACGCACCGGAAATCGGGCGACGACGTGGCCGACATCCTCCCCTTCCGACCCGACCCGTCCGACGACGACAAGGAGCCGCGCGTCGTCGGACTGGACGGCGAGGAGGTGTCGGACCTGCTCTCGGCCATCTCCTCGGAGACGGCCCGGACCATCCTCTCGTCGCTCCACGAGGACCCCGCGACGCCCTCGGAAGTCGCCGACCGGGCCGACACCTCGATTCAGAACGCCCAGTACCACCTCGGCCGCCTCGAAGACGCCGGCCTCATCGAACCGGACGGGACGGCCTACTCGGAGAAGGGCCGGGAGATGACCGTCTACGCGCCCGCCGACCGGGCGCTGGTCGTCGTCGCCGGCCGGGAGGAGGACACGAGCGGCCTCCGGTCGGTGCTCTCGCGACTGCTCGGCGGCCTCGGCGTCGTCGCCCTCGGCAGCGTCGTCGTCGACCGACTGACGCGGACGGCGGCGGGGCCCACCGTCTCGCTCGCCGGCGACGGGGGCGAGGGCGGGGCGGCGCCGGGCGCCCCCTCCGGCGCGAACGCAACGGGGGCGACGGCGGGGTCGACGTCGACACCGACCGCCGCCGCGACGCCGACGGACGCCGGAAACGGCGGCAGTGGGGGCGGATTCAGTATCGCGGAGGCGCCGTCGACGGCCGGCGGGGAGGCGACGAGTACGGAGGCCGCGACGCGGGCCGCGGAGGCGACGCAGGCGGCGGAAGCGCCGAGCGGCGCGGGTACGCACGCCGCCGATGCGACCCGGACGGCGCTGGAGACGGCCGCCGGTTCCGGCGGGGGCGGCGCGGACGCCGTCCCCGTCGTCGCCGCGCTGTCGACGCTCGCGCCCGCGGAACTGTTCTTCCTCGGCGGCGTCGCGACGCTCGCCTGCGCGACGGCCTACTGGTGGGTCACCCGCTGA
- a CDS encoding cation diffusion facilitator family transporter produces the protein MAGSRGVVIAALVANGAIAVLKFLGYLLTQSPSMLSETYHSLSDTGNQVFLLIGIRYSDREANRAHPFGYGKAQFFYAFLVSVLLFGIAGWESLKHGYDAILHGSHAAAGLVSFAGYQFPAWYVNVVVLLGAIGFETYAMKKANAELQRQIREYEWSGVVEAFKKTSDVTTLTAFTEDGIALAGAAIALVGVVLTQLTGNYIYDAVSAALIGVLLMGFALALAWENKRLLLGESLPKDVEDRLREVVRNHPGVVHVDNFRTVHVGPEKVLVNADVSFDSDLDTDDIDTDITRIEEKLKREDARVKFVYVEPEL, from the coding sequence ATGGCAGGAAGCAGAGGCGTCGTCATCGCCGCCCTCGTCGCGAACGGCGCCATCGCCGTCCTGAAGTTCCTCGGATATCTCCTGACGCAGAGTCCCTCGATGCTGTCGGAGACGTACCACTCCCTCTCCGATACGGGCAATCAGGTGTTCCTCCTCATCGGCATCCGGTACAGCGACAGAGAGGCGAACCGGGCGCACCCGTTCGGCTACGGGAAGGCGCAGTTCTTCTACGCGTTCCTCGTCTCGGTGCTGCTGTTCGGCATCGCCGGCTGGGAGTCGCTGAAGCACGGCTACGACGCCATCCTGCACGGCAGTCACGCCGCCGCCGGACTGGTCTCGTTCGCGGGCTATCAGTTCCCCGCCTGGTACGTCAACGTCGTCGTCCTCCTCGGGGCCATCGGCTTCGAGACGTACGCGATGAAGAAGGCCAACGCCGAACTCCAGCGGCAGATACGCGAGTACGAGTGGAGCGGCGTCGTGGAGGCATTCAAGAAGACGAGCGACGTGACGACGCTGACGGCGTTCACTGAGGACGGCATCGCCCTCGCGGGCGCGGCCATCGCACTCGTCGGCGTCGTCCTCACGCAGCTCACGGGCAACTACATCTACGACGCCGTCTCCGCCGCGCTCATCGGCGTCCTCCTCATGGGGTTCGCCCTCGCCCTCGCGTGGGAGAACAAGCGCCTCCTCCTCGGCGAGAGCCTCCCGAAGGACGTGGAGGACCGACTGCGCGAGGTCGTCCGGAACCACCCGGGCGTCGTCCACGTCGACAACTTCCGGACCGTCCACGTCGGCCCGGAGAAGGTCCTCGTCAACGCGGACGTCAGCTTCGACTCCGACCTCGACACCGACGATATCGACACCGACATCACGCGGATAGAGGAGAAACTCAAGCGCGAGGACGCCCGGGTGAAGTTCGTCTACGTCGAACCCGAACTCTGA
- a CDS encoding metallophosphoesterase yields MLTVVSDTHSTDSHRLTGRTLDAVREAELVVHLGDFMREPVLDDFESESSRLLGVYGNNDDAEIRERLPAARTLTFGGLTFAATHTRRGGSTALSMFGRERDADVVLFGHSHRPTFEATGEVTLLNPGSHAQPRGHRAAHAELEAMTDGGVTGRLVTVEGDAFETFTIPPSDG; encoded by the coding sequence ATGCTGACCGTCGTCTCCGACACCCACAGCACGGACTCGCACCGACTCACCGGTCGGACGCTGGACGCCGTCCGCGAGGCGGAACTCGTCGTCCACCTCGGCGACTTCATGCGCGAACCCGTCCTCGACGACTTCGAGTCGGAGTCCTCGCGGCTTCTCGGCGTGTACGGCAACAACGACGACGCCGAGATACGAGAGCGACTGCCGGCGGCGCGGACCCTCACCTTCGGGGGTCTGACGTTCGCGGCGACGCACACGCGCCGCGGCGGGTCGACGGCGCTGTCGATGTTCGGCCGCGAACGCGACGCCGACGTGGTCCTGTTCGGTCACAGCCACCGGCCGACGTTCGAGGCGACGGGCGAGGTGACGCTCCTGAACCCGGGGAGCCACGCGCAACCGCGCGGACATCGCGCCGCGCACGCCGAACTCGAAGCCATGACGGACGGCGGCGTCACCGGCCGACTCGTCACCGTCGAGGGCGACGCCTTCGAGACGTTCACGATACCGCCGTCCGATGGGTGA
- a CDS encoding inorganic phosphate transporter produces MAAFGTLATLVVAALASLFMAWAIGAGSSGSTPFAPAVGANAISVMRAGFIVGLLGFAGAFLQGANVTQAVGNDLVVGNVLTASAATVALILAAGLVALGVFAGYPIATAFTVTGAVVGVGLANGGAPAWDKYQQIVSLWVLTPFLGGGAAYGTARLLRNESVPERVAVPVLAGIVGAIVANIDFALLAGGGADAGSIAGYVARSLPAVDAGGVPLGAVAVTLAVALLAAAAVAREMRRDEAAGQRRFLLVLGGLVAFSAGGSQVGLAIGPLVPLLDEVALPLPALLAGGGLGLLVGSWTGAPRMIKALAQDYSSLGPRRSIAAMIPSFAIAQVAVALGIPVSFNEIIVSAIVGSGFAAGGAGVSREKMVKTVLAWAGSLALAFGLSYGVFTALALLFGL; encoded by the coding sequence ATGGCCGCCTTCGGAACGCTCGCGACGCTCGTCGTCGCGGCACTGGCCAGTCTGTTCATGGCGTGGGCTATCGGCGCCGGCTCCTCGGGTTCGACGCCGTTCGCCCCCGCCGTCGGCGCGAACGCCATCTCGGTCATGCGCGCGGGGTTTATCGTCGGTCTCCTCGGCTTCGCCGGCGCCTTCCTGCAGGGCGCGAACGTCACGCAGGCCGTCGGCAACGACCTCGTCGTCGGTAACGTGCTGACCGCGAGCGCCGCCACCGTCGCGCTCATCCTCGCCGCCGGCCTCGTCGCCCTCGGCGTGTTCGCGGGCTACCCTATCGCCACCGCGTTCACCGTCACCGGCGCCGTCGTCGGCGTCGGCCTCGCCAACGGCGGCGCGCCCGCGTGGGACAAGTACCAACAGATCGTCTCGCTGTGGGTGCTCACGCCGTTCCTCGGTGGGGGCGCGGCGTACGGCACCGCGCGCCTGCTCCGCAACGAGTCGGTGCCCGAACGGGTCGCCGTCCCGGTGCTCGCGGGAATCGTCGGCGCCATCGTCGCCAACATCGACTTCGCCCTCCTCGCGGGCGGCGGCGCCGACGCCGGGTCCATCGCGGGGTACGTCGCCCGGTCGCTGCCGGCCGTCGACGCGGGCGGCGTCCCCCTCGGCGCCGTCGCCGTGACGCTCGCCGTCGCCCTCCTCGCCGCCGCCGCCGTCGCCCGAGAGATGCGCCGCGACGAGGCGGCCGGTCAGCGCCGGTTCCTGCTCGTCCTCGGCGGTCTCGTCGCCTTCTCGGCGGGCGGGAGCCAGGTCGGCCTCGCCATCGGACCGCTCGTCCCCCTGCTCGACGAGGTGGCCCTCCCGCTCCCGGCGCTCCTCGCCGGCGGGGGCCTCGGCCTCCTCGTCGGGTCGTGGACGGGCGCGCCGCGGATGATAAAGGCGCTCGCGCAGGACTACTCCTCGCTCGGACCGCGGCGCTCCATCGCGGCGATGATTCCCTCCTTTGCCATCGCGCAGGTGGCCGTCGCGCTCGGCATCCCGGTGTCGTTCAACGAGATAATCGTCAGCGCCATCGTCGGCAGCGGGTTCGCCGCCGGCGGCGCGGGCGTCAGTCGCGAGAAGATGGTGAAGACGGTGCTCGCGTGGGCCGGATCGCTCGCCCTCGCGTTCGGGCTCTCCTACGGCGTGTTCACGGCGCTGGCGCTCCTCTTCGGCCTCTGA
- the glnA gene encoding type I glutamate--ammonia ligase, translated as MTDDNANTNVATDGGLSTKAQAVVEEIESKEVDFLRLQFTDILGTVKNVAIPATQAEKAFTEGIYFDGSSIEGFVRIQESDMRLKPDPDTFAVLPWRDGRSARLICDVIDTSTGEPFVGDPRYVLKDAIDRAEEMGYEINAAPEPEFFLFEEDEEGRATTDTNDAGGYFDLAPKDLASDVRRDIIYGLERMDFEIEASHHEVAEGQHEINFEYDDALTTADNVGTFRTVVRAIAAQHDLHATFMPKPISRVNGSGMHTHLSLFTEDGENAFHDEDDEFNLSETAKQFTAGILEHAPAITAVTNPTVNSYKRLVPGYEAPVYVAWSDRNRSALIRKPAARIPAASRVEARFPDPSCNPYLAFAALIHAGLDGIERELECDDPVRENIYEFDEEKREEYGIETLPANLGEALDALEEDEVIQDALGEHVYEKFHEAKSYEYDEFRVDVSQWELDQYLETF; from the coding sequence ATGACGGACGATAACGCTAACACGAATGTGGCAACGGACGGCGGACTCTCGACGAAAGCGCAGGCGGTCGTCGAGGAGATAGAGTCCAAGGAAGTGGACTTCCTCCGTCTCCAGTTCACCGATATTCTCGGCACGGTAAAGAACGTGGCTATCCCCGCCACGCAGGCTGAGAAGGCATTTACCGAGGGAATCTACTTCGACGGCTCTTCTATCGAAGGCTTCGTGCGCATCCAGGAGTCCGACATGCGCCTCAAGCCCGACCCGGATACGTTCGCGGTTCTGCCGTGGCGCGACGGTCGCTCCGCGCGCCTCATCTGCGACGTCATCGACACGAGCACGGGCGAACCGTTCGTCGGTGACCCGCGCTACGTGCTGAAAGACGCCATCGACCGCGCCGAGGAGATGGGCTACGAGATAAACGCCGCGCCGGAACCCGAGTTCTTCCTGTTCGAGGAGGACGAGGAGGGCCGCGCGACGACGGACACCAACGACGCCGGCGGCTACTTCGACCTCGCGCCGAAGGACCTCGCGAGCGACGTGCGCCGCGACATCATCTACGGCCTCGAACGGATGGACTTCGAGATCGAGGCCAGCCACCACGAGGTCGCCGAGGGCCAACACGAGATCAACTTCGAGTACGACGACGCGCTCACGACGGCCGACAACGTGGGGACGTTCCGCACGGTCGTCCGCGCCATCGCCGCCCAGCACGACCTGCACGCGACGTTCATGCCCAAGCCCATCTCTCGGGTCAACGGCTCCGGCATGCACACGCACCTGTCGCTGTTCACCGAGGACGGCGAGAACGCGTTCCACGACGAGGACGACGAGTTCAACCTCTCGGAGACGGCAAAGCAGTTCACCGCCGGCATCCTCGAACACGCCCCGGCCATCACCGCCGTCACGAACCCGACGGTGAACTCCTACAAGCGCCTCGTCCCCGGATACGAGGCGCCCGTCTACGTCGCGTGGTCGGACCGCAACCGCTCGGCGCTCATCCGCAAGCCGGCCGCGCGCATCCCCGCGGCCAGTCGTGTCGAGGCCCGCTTCCCCGACCCGTCCTGCAACCCGTACCTCGCGTTCGCGGCGCTCATCCACGCGGGTCTGGACGGCATCGAACGCGAACTGGAGTGCGACGACCCCGTGCGCGAGAACATCTACGAGTTCGACGAGGAGAAGCGCGAGGAGTACGGTATCGAGACGCTCCCGGCGAACCTCGGCGAGGCGCTCGACGCCCTCGAAGAGGACGAGGTCATCCAGGACGCCCTCGGCGAACACGTCTACGAGAAGTTCCACGAGGCGAAGTCCTACGAGTACGACGAGTTCCGCGTCGACGTCTCGCAGTGGGAACTCGACCAGTACCTCGAGACGTTCTGA
- the lrp gene encoding HTH-type transcriptional regulator Lrp, whose protein sequence is MTYENLDAKLINALLGDGRASLRSLAEELDVSVTTVSNHLRDLEDEGVIEGYTPRVNYDALGYDVTAIIQLKVEGSALPDITDRLREQKQMVSVYEVTGDYDIIAVGKFTDTDGMNSQIKALLTDADIRESNTSVVLNAVVENQQFDLDVDE, encoded by the coding sequence ATGACGTACGAAAACCTCGACGCGAAACTCATCAACGCTCTGTTGGGAGACGGGCGCGCCAGCCTCCGAAGCCTCGCTGAAGAACTCGACGTGTCGGTTACGACCGTCTCCAACCACCTCCGCGACCTGGAAGACGAAGGCGTCATCGAGGGGTACACCCCTCGGGTGAACTACGACGCACTCGGCTACGACGTCACCGCCATCATCCAGTTGAAAGTCGAAGGGAGCGCGCTCCCGGACATCACCGACCGACTGCGCGAGCAGAAGCAGATGGTCTCCGTCTACGAAGTCACCGGCGACTACGACATCATCGCCGTCGGCAAGTTCACCGACACCGACGGCATGAACAGCCAGATAAAGGCGCTGTTGACCGACGCGGACATCCGCGAGTCCAACACGAGCGTCGTCCTCAACGCCGTCGTCGAGAACCAGCAGTTCGACCTCGACGTCGACGAGTAA